A window of the Henckelia pumila isolate YLH828 chromosome 3, ASM3356847v2, whole genome shotgun sequence genome harbors these coding sequences:
- the LOC140889083 gene encoding uncharacterized protein has translation MIEKPISEWTNEEKNKANLDNVARDIIYKTLDKNMFSKIKTCTTAKEIWEKLMQMCEENDLTKENKLTLAIQKFESIKLKLGETMNEFDERFSSIITEMNALGKSYSNR, from the coding sequence ATGATTGAAAAACCCATATCAGAGTGGACAAATGAGGAAAAAAATAAGGCAAATTTGGACAATGTGGCAAGAGACATAATATACAAAACTTTGGATAAGAATATGTTTAGCAAGATAAAAACATGCACTACTGCCAAGGAGATATGGGAGAAACTCATGCAAATGTGTGAGGAAAATGatctaacaaaagaaaacaaactcaCGTTGGCAATTCAAAAGTTTGAGAGTATCAAATTGAAGCTTGGAGAGACAATGAATGAGTTCGATGAAAGATTTAGCAGCATAATCACTGAGATGAATGCTTTGGGCAAAAGCTACAGCAACCGATAA
- the LOC140890980 gene encoding uncharacterized protein, translating to MKRIENPVHWQVTFCKRHAGLLKKAKKLSVLCDAEIGVFIFSAHIKLYQQTNKGTMQDLIERETPKHLLKPQNGENGVLLLNSLITAESFDVASMLLKHYPRLGVTSDGHGNYPLRLLTHKPSAFRSGTKFTFWEQCIYYFMFMFHISVKVYSPWDNHQFSHDKNVAETQALRDDSRIEIHESDGDDNVNGKVHGVPNLVLRLFHKLGREITEFLKLARINISALVPRTIV from the exons ATGAAGAGGATCGAGAATCCGGTGCACTGGCAAGTGACATTTTGCAAGCGTCACGCTGGGCTCCTCAAGAAGGCTAAGAAGCTCTCCGTATTGTGCGATGCTGAAATTGGTGTTTTCATTTTCTCCGCCCACATAAAGCTCTATCAACAAACCAACAAAGG AACCATGCAAGACTTGATAGAAAG AGAAACTCCTAAACATTTACTGAAACCTCAGAATGGTGAGAATGGAGTGTTGCTTCTTAATAGTCTTATCACAGCCGAATCTTTTG ATGTTGCTTCAATGCTATTAAAACACTATCCAAGGCTGGGGGTTACCTCAGATGGCCATGGCAACTACCCTCTCCGACTTTTGACTCACAAGCCTTCGGCTTTCCGCAGTGGCACTAAGTTTACATTCTGGGAACAATGCATTTATTACTTTATGTTTATGTTCCACATAA GTGTCAAAGTTTACTCACCATGGGACAATCATCAATTTTCTCATGATAAAAACGTTGCAGAAACCCAAGCATTGAGAGATGACAGTAGAATTGAGATTCATGAATCAGATGGTGATGACAATGTTAATGGGAAAGTACATGGAGTACCGAATCTGG TTTTAAGGTTGTTTCACAAATTGGGGAGGGAAATAACGGAGTTTTTGAAGCTGGCTAGGATAAACATCAGCGCTTTAGTTCCAA GAACCATTGTCTAG